A single genomic interval of Pecten maximus unplaced genomic scaffold, xPecMax1.1, whole genome shotgun sequence harbors:
- the LOC117319339 gene encoding uncharacterized protein LOC117319339 codes for MEQQMRMFQMIPMDNGGHTRDYSDSDEESEMDVCDKIDEILQDDARSMPTSVAGESSGTKASSSNDDLPQYLTETAKEITAEEPTGPDIKNEKLAALITDMISKRMSEDKIKAKMADYPRPANIKMLVAPRCNSTIYRSLNQHIKQRDVTFQQTQKRLVSGLTPLARALELLTEIRKKENTSRADIDELLKLTMDGFLLVGNASQMFSQRRRELIKPDLNKHFANLCSVSNPVTTELLGDELSQAVRDISETNKLSHSVSKYAYGNVKGASRYNNKGKAGWRPYNNKPYDRPHYNHGGPGGGNYRQQNHGHGGPPNYHKKSKNFKKGQERK; via the coding sequence ATGGAACAACAAATGCGTATGTTCCAGATGATACCCATGGATAATGGCGGTCACACCCGCGACTATTCCGACAGTGATGAGGAGTCAGAAATGGACGTCTGTGATAAAATTGACGAAATTTTACAGGACGATGCTCGGTCTATGCCAACATCGGTAGCTGGTGAGAGCTCTGGGACTAAAGCTAGTTCGTCAAACGACGATCTCCCACAGTATCTTACGGAAACGGCGAAAGAAATTACTGCCGAGGAACCGACTGGTCCggacataaaaaatgaaaaattggcGGCCTTAATCACAGACATGATCAGTAAACGTATGTCTGAGGACAAAATCAAGGCAAAGATGGCCGATTATCCTCGCCCAgctaatataaaaatgttagtGGCGCCCAGATGTAACAGCACAATATACAGAAGCTTAAATCAACATATTAAGCAGCGTGACGTCACATTTCAACAAACGCAGAAGCGACTTGTGTCGGGGTTAACTCCCCTTGCCCGAGCTCTCGAACTTTTGACAGAAATaaggaaaaaagaaaacacCTCACGTGCCGACATCGATGAGCTGCTTAAGCTGACTATGGATGGATTTCTTCTTGTGGGAAATGCATCACAGATGTTTAGTCAACGGCGTCGTGAATTGATCAAGCCTGATCTTAACAAACACTTCGCAAATCTGTGCTCCGTGAGTAACCCTGTTACAACAGAGCTGCTCGGGGACGAACTTTCACAGGCTGTCAGAGACATAAGCGAAACGAACAAACTTTCACATAGCGTGTCCAAATACGCTTATGGTAACGTCAAGGGTGCTTCCCGATATAACAACAAAGGGAAGGCTGGCTGGAGGCCTTACAACAACAAACCCTATGACAGGCCGCACTACAATCATGGCGGACCAGGTGGTGGTAACTACCGTCAACAAAATCATGGCCATGGGGGCCCACCAAACTATCACAAGAAGTCAAAAAACTTCAAGAAGGGACAGGAGCGAAAATAG